A single region of the Pieris rapae chromosome 19, ilPieRapa1.1, whole genome shotgun sequence genome encodes:
- the LOC111001153 gene encoding myosin regulatory light chain, smooth muscle — translation MEQDSVKQTKNKSKERKDSRGRNESDAQEEIKKFKENLLQSVADGGIILGDNSFELSVPEPRARSGSKAREALEVSANILAELDENKIFELKEAFLLFDMNGDGCIDHNDLRGTFISLGENVDEHAVSKMLSEATNPLDFDAFVNLLGFKTLELDSEEILVTALSRWDPDNTGYIPEERIRHDLMTWGDRFTEKEADYALDEAPMKLDKNGYNYIDYKQFCRKLCGLKKTNKQVLEVQN, via the exons ATGGAACAAGATTCCGTTAAGCAAACTAAAAAC AAAAGTAAAGAACGCAAAGATAGTCGCGGCCGAAATGAGTCAGACGCTCaggaagaaataaaaaaattcaaggaGAATTTACTGCAGTCTGTGGCTGACGGGGG GATTATTCTTGGTGATAACTCTTTTGAGCTTTCGGTTCCTGAGCCGAGAGCTCGCTCCGGTTCGAAAGCCCGTGAAGCTTTGGAAGTTTCTGCCAATATATTAGCGGAACTGGACGAGAATAAAATCTTCGAACTTAAGGAG GCATTTCTCCTATTCGATATGAATGGTGACGGGTGCATAGATCACAACGACCTACGCGGGACTTTTATCAGCTTAGGAGAAAATGTAGATGAACACGCCGTCAGCAAAATGCTATCTGAG GCCACAAATCCATTAGACTTCGACGCATTCGTCAACCTACTCGGATTCAAAACGCTTGAGCTTGATTCAGAGGAAATTCTAGTAACTGCTCTGTCTCGATGGGACCCAGATAACACTGGATACATACCAGAAGAAAG AATTCGCCATGATTTAATGACGTGGGGTGACCGTTTTACGGAAAAGGAAGCGGACTACGCTTTGGATGAGGCTCCAATGAAGCTGGACAAAAATGGCTATAATTACATAGActacaaacaattttgtaGAAAACTGTGTGGGCTTAAGAAAACTAATAAACAAGTACTCGAAGTACAGAATTGA